AAACGCGTCCCGACGACGCGGCGCGCTTATTGCCGAAGACTGCACTCAAGCATCTGCTCGGCGAGCTAGTAAAAATGAAGCGCCTTGCGCCGCTACATCCGACCGTCGAGCCGCTCGTCAAGCTGCGCTACCTCGGAAAGACGCTACGCCAAGGTGTGGAGATGCATGTGCTGCGCATCGAATCCCGCCTCGTGAAGCCGCATCACGTCAACAACTATGTCACGCAGGTGTATTTCGACGATACGCTTTCGCGGGTCATTGCGATCCCGATGGATCAGCAGACTTAGTCTAAGACCGTAATCTCGGTTGCGCCGTCGTCAAACGTGAAACGGGTGCGATGACGCGCTTCCGAATGATGGTGGTTGTGCGTCGTGTGCGAGATCTTCGATTCGATCGCGAGATGGTGCAGACGCTTGCCGTTCTTCGTAACCACGCCACCGTAGTAATACGCGACGAGTGGTGAGTGTTTTCCATCCGGAGGCGCGAGACGTTTGCGTGAGACAAGCTCCGCATGCAGACGATCTTGAATGGCTTTCGGAAAAAGCCGATTGACGTCGTCGGGGCTAACGCGAACGGCGGCAAGCTCTTGCTGCGCCTTGTTTTTGTCTTCGAGCGGAGCTCCGCGCAGCCACCGAAGCATCGCGTCTTGATCGTCGCGCTTCATCGAGACGAAACGCAGCGCGTATTTGTGCAGCTTGTTGCCGGCTTGAATCGCGCCTTCGTGACGGACGACCGCCATGCGGCAAGGGATCATCCGCGAACCGATGGTTAATTTGAAGTCGAGTTCGGTTTTGTGCAGGCCGTGCTGTGAGAGTATCGAGATTCCGCCCACGCCGATGTCGATGCCCATGACCGGGCTCCAGGTCAGGCCGTTAGAGCTGCAAGCCACCTTGTAGGGCATACGGGCGCGAGGGGCGTCCCGGCGCTCCTGCGCACGGGAACCGAACCAGTCCATCAGGTCCGCGAACATAATCTCTTGTTCGGCACATACGGTCCCGAATTGCTCTTGCTTTAAATCACAAGTCTTTGCCGACCCCGGGCGGACACGGGTCGAACAAGGTTCTGCCGTCAGGCAATGTCTTCGCGAGTGTCAGACGGACGGCTAGCGGCTCTTTGGAGCGATCGAGACCCGGCGGCGGCAATTTTGCCATGACACCATCGTCGTCCGAGCCCTTTTGTGAGAACGGGTCATCGGCTTCGCTCGCGTAGTGCCACGCATACGGGAAGAC
This genomic stretch from Candidatus Baltobacteraceae bacterium harbors:
- a CDS encoding PilZ domain-containing protein; this encodes MFADLMDWFGSRAQERRDAPRARMPYKVACSSNGLTWSPVMGIDIGVGGISILSQHGLHKTELDFKLTIGSRMIPCRMAVVRHEGAIQAGNKLHKYALRFVSMKRDDQDAMLRWLRGAPLEDKNKAQQELAAVRVSPDDVNRLFPKAIQDRLHAELVSRKRLAPPDGKHSPLVAYYYGGVVTKNGKRLHHLAIESKISHTTHNHHHSEARHRTRFTFDDGATEITVLD